The Tolypothrix sp. NIES-4075 DNA window AAGATATATAGACACAAAAAAGATAGCGCACTTATTGCGCCATCCTTAGCCTAAAACAAACGGCTAATTTACGGAATAGACCTCTTCCACACCTGTGATTAAAATTCCACGCCATCGCGTAGTGCTTAAGCTATCAGCCCGAAATTTATTTCCGGGCTGAATGAGCGCAAGAAGTTTATTAGACCTCTTGCAAAAATGAGATTTTACGACGTTCTGTTCCCTGTTCCCTGTTAAGAGTTCCCTACTTCTGCAAGAAGTCTATTGTTTGAAACTAAACAAAACGACCGCTCGATTGTTTGCGTCGAATCCCAATCACACAAGGACGCGGTGGTCCTTGAGGATTGCCCTCAAGATTACTGGGCCAGTTACTGCCACGGGGTAATGGGTAATGGGTAGGACTTACGCACATTCTACGAATTCTTGGCGTTCTTGGCGTCTTCTCCCGAAGGGAGAGGCGCTCCGCCAAGGCGGTTCAATAAATTAAGCTTTTGGGCGATTTTTGCGTAAGTCCTGATGGGAAAAATTATGTTACTACGTTTCCAGTAGTAGATGTAGGGCTAACACACCCTACAATTTAAATTTATTAACATAGTTAAAAATATTCACAGCGTTCTACTTATCTTTGAATAAGACCTAAACTAGTCTGGTAGATCTCAATATGGTTTATCGTACTCTACTTGACCGTAGTCGAGTTTGATGATTCGGTCTGAAGAAGGAAAATAGCGATCGTCATGGCTAATTACTAATACTGTTTTGCCTCGATCGCGCAAATTTTTTAACAGTTGGGTGTAGAATATCTCTTTGAAAACTGGGTCTTGATCGGCTGCCCATTCATCAAATAGATAAATCGGTCTATCTTCTAAGTATGCTGTTAGCAAAGCAAGTCTTTTGCGCTGTCCTTGAGAAAGATTTGTGGTAGAAAGTTTGCCATTTTCAATTTTAACTTTGTGATCGAGTTGCAATAGTTTCAAATATTCTTGCGCTTGAATATCGAGGTTAATATTTTCTAACCCTAAAAGCGTGTCGAATAAATAGAAGTCCGAGAATACGACAGAAAAATGTTGCCGATACCACTCTCGATTCTGTTCGTTAATTAACTCCCCATCTAAAGCAATTTCGCCGGCTTCGGGGATGTAAAGTCCGGTGATGAGTTTGGCTAAAGTCGATTTACCGCTACCATTACCGCCAACAATAAACACTAATTCTTGGGGATAAAATGTCAGATTAATCGGACCAAGAATAAAGCTGCTATCTTCAGTGTCTGAGCGGAAAGTGTGGGTAACACCGATAAGTTCTAAGCTACGCCAAGAAGACTTAATTGCAGGTGGATTTGTTGATATTTCAGATTGACTGGCTAAAGATAAATCTAGAGATTCTATTTTTTGTAAAGCAATGCTGGCTTTGCTTAATAAAGGCAGGTCGTTAACGATATCTTCCATTGGCAACATCAAGTAAGTGAAAGTCAAGATGTAGCCAGAAAGTGTTTGGGAACTGATGGTAAAAAGATTAGGAAGCGCGAATAATATAAAACCAATTGAGAAAAAAAACAGAAGTTTCCCCCAACTGGAAGTTGTGGCGAAAAAAGTCAAGCCGTTAACATTGTGGTGACGAAATATAGTTGCTGTTGATTCAATTTGTTTGGTTAGAAAGACTTGACGCCGTTTGTAGTTGAGCTTGAGTTCTTTGACTCCTTGGGTAATGGTGCCCAAATGTTTAAATAGCAAATCTTGATCGTCACGCGCAAGGGCAAGAAAATGTCTTCCTCTTTTTAACAGCCACTGACAACTAGCGATCGCTAAAATTGAAAATACCACAACCATCAGCAATACTTGCCACGAAAGCCAGGTTATGTAAAGCAAGCAACCGATAACTATGGCAATATCAATGCATAAGAAAGGAATCTTTTTAACAGCATTCGCAACTGCTTGAACATCCTCGGTGAGGGTTGCTAATAATCGCGGATTTCCCAACTTTTCTAGATGATTTAACTCAGAAGCGAGAATTTGGCGGCTCAAACGCATCCGTAATTGTAAAACTGCATCCTCCGATAAGCGAATCAGCATCACTTGAGAAATGATACTGGTAATCAAAGCAACCATCGCCAAGCCGACGAAACCCCAGGCGATCGCACTGAGGCGCGATGTGGCATCATTACTGGTAGCACGACTAATTAAAGCAATCAGGCTAGCACTACTACCTCCACTCACTAAACCGGTGGTGATAGCGATCGCTACCATTCCCCAAGAAGAACGCAGAAGGAAGGAAATCAAATTCATATGGATTTGGGCATGGGGCAGGAGACAAGGAGACAAGGAGACAAGGAGACAAGGAGACAAGGAGAATAATTTTTCTTTCCCCCATCTCCCCCTGTCCTCCTTCTGCTTTTACAAGCTTGATACTTCTTTATTTATGGTTCTATATTCTCTGAAAGCGGTAAGCTAGTGCAAATTGAATCATAATTCTGCAATCATTACAGCAAGTTAGCTGCTTTGTCGGGAAAAATTTGCTTTTGACACCAAATTAAAATAGGTAGTATTGTTTGAAGTTGCTGAGATAGCCTAAGCATCAACGTCTCCAATCCCAAATCTAAAATCTAAAATCTAAAATTGGTATGACTGTTAATCTCAAATCTAAAGAAAAGCCAATTTCTATAGGGGAATTGCCATCCGCTACTAATAAAAGAACTTCTTACGTTCCCTTGCATCATCGAAATATCCTTTGTATATTTCCCAAGTACAGCCGCTCGTTTGGTACTTTTCATCACGCTTACCCGCTTATGGGTAATGTTAAGGCTTTTATGCCGCCGCAAGGTATTTTAATTGTGGCTGCTTATTTACCCGAAAAGTGGAATGTGCGCTTTATTGATGAGAATATCCAAAGCGCAAAACGAAGTGATTATCAGTGGGCTGATGTGGTCATTGTCAGCGGAATGCACATTCAGCAACCACATATTAATAAGATTAATGAACTTGCCCATAAAGAAGGCAAAATTACAGTTGTTGGGGGACCTTCGGTTTCTGGTTGTCCAGAATATTATCCGGATTTTGACATTTTGCATCTAGGTGAATTGGGGGATGCAAGCGATCGCATGATTGCATATCTCGACCAAAACAGCGATCGCCCAACTGAACAAATTCGCTTTGAAACTAAGGAGCGTTTGCCCCTAAGCGAGTTTCCTACCCCAGCTTATCACTTGCTGAATCTGAATGATTATTTTTTAGCAAATGTGCAATTTTCTAGTGGTTGTCCTTATCGCTGCGAATTTTGTGATATTCCGGAACTGTATGGACGCAATCCCCGGATGAAAACGCCAGAGCAAGTGATCGCCGAATTGGATATGATGTTGCAATGTGGGAATCCGGGATCGGTGTATTTTGTCGATGATAACTTTGTAGGCGATCGCCGTGCCCTGATGAACTTGCTGCCACACCTGATAGACTGGCAAAAGCGCAACGGCTATCCGCTGCAATTTGCTTGTGAAGCTACACTCAATTTGGCTCAAAGTCCCAAGCTTTTAGAAATGATGCGCGAAGCTTATTTTTGCACAGTTTTCTGTGGCATTGAAACACCAGAAACTGACGCTTTGCAAGCTATTTCTAAAACGCATAATTTGAGTATGCCGATTTTGGAAGCGGTGAAAGTTTTAAATAGTTATGGGATGGAAGTTGTATCCGGGATCATCATCGGCTTTGATACAGATACACCAGAAACCGCAGATAGAATTATCGAATTTATTCGGCTTTCGCAAATTCCTGTATTGACAATTAACCTGCTTCATGCATTACCAAAAACACCATTATGGCGCAGGTTAGAACAAGAACAAAGATTGGTTTTTGATGAAAATCGGGAATCGAATATCGAGTATTTAATGCCTTACGAACAAGTCGTGGAAATGTGGCGGCGCTGCATTTCCACGGCATATGAACCGGAGTTTTTATATGAACGGTTTGCCTATAATATGGTGCATACCTACCCCAACCGCATCGAAGTTCCTAATAGCCCCGCTCGCACTTCTTGGGCGAATATTCGTAAAGGCTTAACTTATTTCAGCAATATTTTATTGCGGGTAGGTGTGTTTGGTAACTATCGCTCTACTTTTTGGAAAATGGCGAAACCAGCACTAAAATCAGGTAACATAGAAGGCTTGATTCACGTTGGACTGGTCGGACATCATCTAATTAAGTTTGCTCAGGAATGTGTCAAAAACGAAGAATCGGCTTCATTCTATTCCCAAAAAATACGCGCCAAAATTAATAGCTAACTACAAAGCTATGAATACAGAATAACAAGTGTGAAGTAAAAGCTCTGAATTATATAAGGAGATATTTCTGTGAAGAAAACTTTGTTTCTTAGTCCTCCTTCCTTCGATGGGTTCGACGGTGGTGCAGGTTCTCGATACCAAGCAAAGCGAGAAATTACCTCTTTTTGGTATCCTACATGGCTAGCGCAGCCTGCTGCCCTCGTACCTGGTAGCAAGCTTGTGGATGCACCACCACACAATCAAACTGTGGAAGATGTGTTGAAAATTGCTTTCGATTACGAGTTAATTATCATGCACACCAGTACGCCTTCACTGCTTAATGATGTAAAGTGTGCTGAGGCTATCAAGGCGCAAAAGCCGGATACACAGATTGGCTTGATTGGCGCACACGTAGCAGTATTACCAGATGTTACCCTACGTGAAAATCCGATTATCGACTTTGTATGTCGTCACGAATTTGACTACACCTGTAAAGAACTAGCGGAAAGTAAAGCTTGGGATGAAATCAAGGGACTCAGCTATCGCGATAATAACGGTAACATCCATCACAACGAAGACCGCCCATTGATTCACGATTGGGATGCTATGCCCAGTGTATTGCCTGTGTACGCACGGGATTTGGATATTACAAAATATTTTATCGGCTATCTGCTACATCCGTACATTTCTTTTTACACTGGGCGCGGGTGTCCGGCAAAATGCACGTTTTGCCTTTGGCCCCAAACGATTGGCGGACACATGTACCGCACTAAAAGCCCGGAAGCAGTAGGACGGGAGATGGAAGAAGCGAAAGCTATTTTTGGCGATCGCGTACGGGAATACATGTTTGATGACGACACTTTTACAATTGACAAACAACGAGCGATCGCCATCAGCGAACACATGAAGCGACTCAAGCTGACTTGGAGTTGCAACGCCCGCGCTAACTTAGATTATGATACTCTCAAACAACTGCGTGACAACGGCTTGCGCTTACTATTAGTCGGATTTGAATCGGGCAATCAGCAAATATTAGACGGCATTAAAAAAGGAATTAAGCTGGAAGTAGCCCGAAAGTTTATGGAAAATTGCCATAAACTCGGCATTACCGTACACGGTACATTTATCATTGGTTTGCCCAACGAAAACCAGCAGACAATTGAAGAA harbors:
- a CDS encoding B12-binding domain-containing radical SAM protein, encoding MTVNLKSKEKPISIGELPSATNKRTSYVPLHHRNILCIFPKYSRSFGTFHHAYPLMGNVKAFMPPQGILIVAAYLPEKWNVRFIDENIQSAKRSDYQWADVVIVSGMHIQQPHINKINELAHKEGKITVVGGPSVSGCPEYYPDFDILHLGELGDASDRMIAYLDQNSDRPTEQIRFETKERLPLSEFPTPAYHLLNLNDYFLANVQFSSGCPYRCEFCDIPELYGRNPRMKTPEQVIAELDMMLQCGNPGSVYFVDDNFVGDRRALMNLLPHLIDWQKRNGYPLQFACEATLNLAQSPKLLEMMREAYFCTVFCGIETPETDALQAISKTHNLSMPILEAVKVLNSYGMEVVSGIIIGFDTDTPETADRIIEFIRLSQIPVLTINLLHALPKTPLWRRLEQEQRLVFDENRESNIEYLMPYEQVVEMWRRCISTAYEPEFLYERFAYNMVHTYPNRIEVPNSPARTSWANIRKGLTYFSNILLRVGVFGNYRSTFWKMAKPALKSGNIEGLIHVGLVGHHLIKFAQECVKNEESASFYSQKIRAKINS
- the hpnJ gene encoding hopanoid biosynthesis associated radical SAM protein HpnJ is translated as MKKTLFLSPPSFDGFDGGAGSRYQAKREITSFWYPTWLAQPAALVPGSKLVDAPPHNQTVEDVLKIAFDYELIIMHTSTPSLLNDVKCAEAIKAQKPDTQIGLIGAHVAVLPDVTLRENPIIDFVCRHEFDYTCKELAESKAWDEIKGLSYRDNNGNIHHNEDRPLIHDWDAMPSVLPVYARDLDITKYFIGYLLHPYISFYTGRGCPAKCTFCLWPQTIGGHMYRTKSPEAVGREMEEAKAIFGDRVREYMFDDDTFTIDKQRAIAISEHMKRLKLTWSCNARANLDYDTLKQLRDNGLRLLLVGFESGNQQILDGIKKGIKLEVARKFMENCHKLGITVHGTFIIGLPNENQQTIEETIRFACDISPHTIQVSIAAPYPGTELYQQAQENNWFSDTSLVANSGIQMSTLQYPNLAGAEIEDAVERMYRRFYFRPQAIIPIVGEMLTDPQMLIRRLREGREFFSYLKDRRSQGTAKTQSVVASNS
- a CDS encoding cyclic peptide export ABC transporter; translation: MNLISFLLRSSWGMVAIAITTGLVSGGSSASLIALISRATSNDATSRLSAIAWGFVGLAMVALITSIISQVMLIRLSEDAVLQLRMRLSRQILASELNHLEKLGNPRLLATLTEDVQAVANAVKKIPFLCIDIAIVIGCLLYITWLSWQVLLMVVVFSILAIASCQWLLKRGRHFLALARDDQDLLFKHLGTITQGVKELKLNYKRRQVFLTKQIESTATIFRHHNVNGLTFFATTSSWGKLLFFFSIGFILFALPNLFTISSQTLSGYILTFTYLMLPMEDIVNDLPLLSKASIALQKIESLDLSLASQSEISTNPPAIKSSWRSLELIGVTHTFRSDTEDSSFILGPINLTFYPQELVFIVGGNGSGKSTLAKLITGLYIPEAGEIALDGELINEQNREWYRQHFSVVFSDFYLFDTLLGLENINLDIQAQEYLKLLQLDHKVKIENGKLSTTNLSQGQRKRLALLTAYLEDRPIYLFDEWAADQDPVFKEIFYTQLLKNLRDRGKTVLVISHDDRYFPSSDRIIKLDYGQVEYDKPY